A window from Electrophorus electricus isolate fEleEle1 chromosome 7, fEleEle1.pri, whole genome shotgun sequence encodes these proteins:
- the mffb gene encoding mitochondrial fission factor homolog A isoform X1 gives MSETDFSSSMDMAEINHIQYELEYTEGISQQMRIPSRLKIGPNSSDDQHGPLLEAPHSTMMHVPERIVVAGDGSDAHFNRPRDLDLIQSTPVESVELKAPPRVLTLQDQPLDFLEPEHPATSSAPQKEEVYAHSRSRRERCMTENSTVRQNGQINKYDVTSLSPGAPLRACPPLVAPDDLQSLDTASGVLSYIQCTTRRACEQLLAMLDDGRRSRTALVTFDASLESTPDDASLVDAAALRRQIVKLNRRLQLLEQENKERTKREVVMYSITVAFWLVNTWIWLRR, from the exons ATGAGTGAGACTGACTTTTCTTCCTCTATGGACATGGCTGAGATAAACCACATCCAGTATGAGCTGGAGTACACAGAGGGCATCAGTCAGCAGATGAGGATTCCCAGCAGGCTTAAAATAGGACCCAACTCCTCAGATGACCAACATGGTCCCCTCCTGGAGGCACCCCACAGCACAATGATGCATGTTCCAGAGAGGATTGTAGTGGCAG GGGATGGTAGTGATGCGCACTTTAACAGACCCAGAGATCTGGATCTTATTCAGTCCACCCCAGTGGAGTCTGTGGAGCTAAAGGCCCCTCCCAGAGTTCTCACCCTCCAGGACCAACCTCTGGACTTCCTAGAGCCAGAGCACCCAGCTACATCATCTGCCCCACAAAAAGAAGAG GTCTATGCTCACTCAAGATCAAGGCGTGAGCGGTGCATGACCGAAAACTCCACTGTCCGACAAAATggtcaaataaacaaatacgaTGT TACAAGCCTGTCTCCTGGTGCTCCTCTCCGCGCCTGCCCCCCTCTTGTTGCCCCTGATGACCTACAGAGCTTGGACACTGCTAGTGGCGTCCTCTCCTACATCCAGTGTACCACACGCCGAGCCTGTGAGCAACTCCTGGCTATGCTGGATGACGGTCGCCGCAG TAGAACTGCTCTTGTGACTTTCGATGCCAGTTTAGAGAGCACTCCTGATGATGCGTCTTTAGTTGATGCTGCAGCTCTCAGACGACAG ATTGTAAAGCTGAACCGAAGGCTTcagctgctggagcaggagAATAAAGAGAGAACCAAGAGGGAGGTGGTCATGTACTCAATTACAGTGGCTTTCTGGCTGGTCAACACGTGGATCTGGCTCCGTCGTTGA
- the mffb gene encoding mitochondrial fission factor homolog A isoform X2, protein MSETDFSSSMDMAEINHIQYELEYTEGISQQMRIPSRLKIGPNSSDDQHGPLLEAPHSTMMHVPERIVVAGDGSDAHFNRPRDLDLIQSTPVESVELKAPPRVLTLQDQPLDFLEPEHPATSSAPQKEEVYAHSRSRRERCMTENSTVRQNGQINKYDVTSLSPGAPLRACPPLVAPDDLQSLDTASGVLSYIQCTTRRACEQLLAMLDDGRRRTALVTFDASLESTPDDASLVDAAALRRQIVKLNRRLQLLEQENKERTKREVVMYSITVAFWLVNTWIWLRR, encoded by the exons ATGAGTGAGACTGACTTTTCTTCCTCTATGGACATGGCTGAGATAAACCACATCCAGTATGAGCTGGAGTACACAGAGGGCATCAGTCAGCAGATGAGGATTCCCAGCAGGCTTAAAATAGGACCCAACTCCTCAGATGACCAACATGGTCCCCTCCTGGAGGCACCCCACAGCACAATGATGCATGTTCCAGAGAGGATTGTAGTGGCAG GGGATGGTAGTGATGCGCACTTTAACAGACCCAGAGATCTGGATCTTATTCAGTCCACCCCAGTGGAGTCTGTGGAGCTAAAGGCCCCTCCCAGAGTTCTCACCCTCCAGGACCAACCTCTGGACTTCCTAGAGCCAGAGCACCCAGCTACATCATCTGCCCCACAAAAAGAAGAG GTCTATGCTCACTCAAGATCAAGGCGTGAGCGGTGCATGACCGAAAACTCCACTGTCCGACAAAATggtcaaataaacaaatacgaTGT TACAAGCCTGTCTCCTGGTGCTCCTCTCCGCGCCTGCCCCCCTCTTGTTGCCCCTGATGACCTACAGAGCTTGGACACTGCTAGTGGCGTCCTCTCCTACATCCAGTGTACCACACGCCGAGCCTGTGAGCAACTCCTGGCTATGCTGGATGACGGTCGCCGCAG AACTGCTCTTGTGACTTTCGATGCCAGTTTAGAGAGCACTCCTGATGATGCGTCTTTAGTTGATGCTGCAGCTCTCAGACGACAG ATTGTAAAGCTGAACCGAAGGCTTcagctgctggagcaggagAATAAAGAGAGAACCAAGAGGGAGGTGGTCATGTACTCAATTACAGTGGCTTTCTGGCTGGTCAACACGTGGATCTGGCTCCGTCGTTGA
- the nyap2b gene encoding neuronal tyrosine-phosphorylated phosphoinositide-3-kinase adapter 2: MMSSNEEETLRFFQFVEDSSLRAYNSLVTQNLDHVWNEKSRTSVQEKNEKKRKQEEAIKRTSEEVSAEGKHLRMGSVSMLALPERIPSQQAQLSCGCPRAVRSQSLHSMGGGEDEGSPTFRKQPPPKPRRDPNTKLSISSEAVDFSTTSCKGGDSDRCDAMLGCSEDCKRVPPPKPKRNPSTQLSTSFDETYVHNSTSKGSPTTVHSREAKAPSPSSPTQLQSLQQVSDVEEPVYIEMSGSGRREPPPLIEDEEPGEAVYEEMKYPILDDFDSRWDLSSCRSQTATPCLSDTDIHSSLSHCSTPRCMPMCDIPAPFPNLLTHRPPLLIFPPAPAQCSPNSDESPLTPLDVAKLPMLENAPYGKSPTSSSQEPLSSASTSHLRRAERELTSTPTITASGRSSAPPLPCALYRSSGSSHGYQRSHSACPSPVSMGRCLTPLSLMRAPPFDGPFPGASLPRSASATSHAKGSPPQEGGPSGRLYGSAQNAPAGRSRTPTSPLDELTNLFTTGRNMLKKNSSSRKSKDAGESESKGRGHSSESKREHKERSHHGKESKRDKERSSNGKSLHRRESKDREINGTEALLRRDSKERGCGSTEPLSRRDSYGAPELLSKQNGKDRGSSTTGPASRHDSKDRVCNGVEPLSRRNSRDRSCNGSDLLPRQDGKDPSRNGLERHDSRDRSSHAPEPLTRHDSTKDPGKTGLECRHNSKEGGRNGLDSRQAGNYDTADCGRDCKERSSNGADVVNRRDCKDKGAYMTEALTWHESKDKNTYSSESPIAHERETRPGLLPSISNWSGRSPVSPTLTTGNHELKTVTKVGRSPSTPIEPSPLGTPQRQHQEAQEMPLMPWVCGDSTMLEMIERKQRLCREIRSRQRLLERSPCKTDTLLVLPGWKKANGAKKNGPPPYPTQATIFWDTAI; encoded by the exons ATGATGAGCTCCAACGAGGAAGAAACGTTGCGGTTTTTCCAGTTTGTTGAGGACAGTAGTCTGAGGGCATACAACAGCCTGGTAACCCAGAACCTCGACCACGTGTGGAATGAGAAAAGCCGGACCAGTGTTCAGGAGAAGAAcgaaaagaagagaaagcagGAGGAAGCCATTAAAAG gacAAGTGAGGAGGTATCAGCAGAGGGCAAGCACCTGCGCATGGGCTCCGTGAGCATGCTGGCCCTGCCTGAGCGCATCCCATCCCAGCAGGCCCAGTTGTCATGCGGCTGCCCCCGTGCTGTGCGCTCCCAGTCCCTGCACTccatggggggaggggaggatgaAGGCAGTCCGACCTTCCGCAAGCAACCTCCACCAAAGCCCCGCCGTGACCCCAACACCAAGCTGAGCATCTCCTCCGAGGCTGTGGACTTCAGCACCACCTCCTGCAAAGGCGGAGACTCTGACCGGTGCGATG CAATGCTAGGCTGCAGTGAAGACTGCAAGAGGGTCCCGCCCCCAAAGCCCAAGAGGAATCCCAGTACACAGCTGAGTACGTCATTTGATGAGACCTATGTCCATAACTCCACTTCGAAAGGCTCGCCCACTACAGTCCACTCTAGAGAAGCCAAGGCCCCTTCTCCTTCTTCCCCCACCCAGCTCCAGAGCCTGCAGCAGGTGTCAGATGTGGAGGAGCCTGTCTATATTGAGATGTCGGGTAGTGGACGGCGGGAGCCACCCCCTCTCATAGAGGATGAGGAGCCTGGAGAGGCAGTCTATGAGGAGATGAAATACCCCATCTTGGATGACTTTGATTCACGTTGGGATCTTTCAAGTTGCCGTTCACAGACTGCAacaccctgtctgtctgacacgGACATCCACAGCTCCCTGAGTCACTGCTCCACCCCTCGTTGCATGCCCATGTGTGACATCCCTGCCCCTTTCCCCAACCTTCTAACCCACCGGCCACCTTTACTGATCTTTCCGCCTGCCCCTGCACAGTGCTCACCTAACTCGGATGAATCCCCGCTCACCCCTCTGGATGTGGCCAAGCTGCCCATGTTGGAGAATGCCCCCTATGGCAAGtcacccacctcctcctcccagGAGCCCCTTAGCTCTGCCTCAACCTCCCACCTAAGGCGGGCTGAAAGAGAGCTGACATCCACACCTACCATCACAGCGTCAGGCCGCTCCTCAGCGCCACCACTGCCCTGTGCGCTCTACAGGAGCTCGGGCTCGTCACATGGCTACCAGCGGAGCCATTCAGCGTGCCCCTCCCCCGTCAGCATGGGCCGCTGCCTCACGCCACTCAGCCTAATGCGTGCCCCACCCTTTGATGGGCCATTCCCAGGAGCCAGCCTGCCACGCAGCGCCTCCGCTACGTCTCATGCCAAGGGCTCTCCACCCCAAGAGGGTGGCCCATCCGGGCGCCTTTATGGCTCGGCACAGAACGCGCCAGCGGGCCGCTCCCGCACGCCCACCAGCCCCCTGGACGAACTCACCAACCTGTTCACCACTGGCAGGAACATGCTGAAGAAGAACTCCAGCAGTAGGAAGAGCAAGGATGCAGGGGAAA GTGAGTCCAAGGGGAGGGGCCACAGCTCGGAGTCCAAGCGAGAGCACAAGGAGAGAAGTCATCATGGCAAGGAGTCCAAGAGAGACAAGGAGCGCAGCAGCAATGGGAAATCGTTGCATCGGCGTGAGAGCAAAGACCGAGAGATCAATGGCACCGAGGCATTACTGAGACGCGATAGCAAAGAAAGAGGCTGTGGCAGCACAGAGCCATTGTCTAGGCGCGACAGCTACGGAGCACCAGAACTACTCTCCAAGCAGAACGGCAAGGACCGGGGCTCTAGCACTACCGGGCCTGCATCACGACATGACAGCAAGGATAGGGTCTGCAATGGTGTGGAACCTTTGTCCAGGCGCAACAGTAGGGACAGAAGCTGTAACGGCTCTGACCTCCTGCCCAGACAAGATGGAAAAGACCCTTCCAGGAATGGACTGGAACGGCACGACAGCAGAGATCGAAGCAGTCATGCTCCAGAACCATTAACCAGGCATGATAGTACCAAAGACCCAGGCAAGACTGGCTTGGAGTGCCGACACAACAGTAAGGAAGGTGGAAGGAATGGTTTGGACTCTCGTCAGGCTGGCAACTATGACACAGCAGACTGCGGTAGGGACTGCAAGGAACGCAGCAGTAATGGGGCGGATGTGGTGAACCGAAGAGACTGCAAGGACAAGGGGGCATATATGACAGAAGCTTTGACCTGGCACGaaagcaaagacaaaaacaccTACAGCTCAGAGTCACCCATAGCACATGAACGAGAGACAAGGCCTGGACTGCTTCCTAGCATATCCAACTGGTCCGGACGATCCCCTGTCAGTCCAACTCTGACAACGGGGAACCATG AACTGAAGACAGTTACAAAAGTGGGCCGGTCCCCATCCACACCAATCGAACCATCTCCATTAGGGACACCTCAAAGGCAACACCAAGAGGCACAAGAG ATGCCACTCATGCCATGGGTATGCGGTGACAGCACCATGCTAGAGATGATTGAAAGAAAACAGCGCCTCTGTCGCGAGATCAGGTCCCGTCAGCGGCTGCTTGAACGGAGCCCCTGCAAGACTGACACCCTGCTGGTCTTGCCTGGCTGGAAGAAGGCCAACGGGGCAAAGAAGAATGGGCCACCCCCGTACCCCACACAGGCCACTATCTTCTGGGACACAGCAATCTGA